Proteins encoded by one window of Arcobacter sp. LA11:
- a CDS encoding DNA polymerase III subunit gamma/tau, with protein MSEEQSIEKKVLALKYRPKRFEDLVGQSTISQTLSLALDSNRLSHAYLFSGLRGSGKTSTARIMAKALLCSNGPTSRPCETCENCESANTNRHLDIIEMDAASNRGIDDIKDLIEHTKYKPSSARFKVFIIDEVHMLTTQAFNALLKTLEEPPGFVKFILATTDPLKLPATILSRTQHFRFNKIASSDVIHHLSHILNEENIDFETPALEILSRSGQGSLRDTLTLLDQAIIFSKGKITTTAVVDMLGLIEPELMEKLFDVILKKEDIVSLVKELENYEISQVCDEMTIYLKQKMLEKDTKFDLLLFDRFFRILSDAKHLLALNSDGGFVLILTLSKMMEATNLKTIEDIINQVEQVEVKPIIKEAISTQKVMEHAKNDVNHAYDDELVPLNKEYHQNKQQVNQVVAEELVQEEQETTISIDSVNAIPTVQPIETVEEEGFSTPFDEVPSSVVEEKVENTQVIEETEKEEIPEVQEVEETPVEVPEKIEPKDPNKEIYEKLTAKVYERDYELGELFEKNFIYKSFDDKLLRISSYAQDEERKILFKHFGVIKTFIYDVFGNDIELDFIKEDSSTRE; from the coding sequence ATGAGTGAAGAACAAAGTATAGAGAAAAAAGTTTTAGCGTTAAAATATAGACCAAAAAGATTTGAAGATTTAGTAGGACAAAGTACTATCTCACAAACTTTATCTTTAGCCCTTGATTCAAATAGATTATCCCATGCATATCTTTTTTCAGGACTTAGAGGAAGTGGTAAAACTTCAACTGCTAGAATTATGGCAAAAGCATTACTTTGTTCAAATGGTCCTACTTCTAGACCTTGTGAAACTTGTGAAAACTGTGAAAGTGCAAATACAAATAGACACTTAGATATTATAGAAATGGATGCTGCTTCAAATAGAGGTATTGATGATATTAAAGATTTAATTGAACATACAAAGTATAAACCAAGTTCTGCTAGGTTTAAAGTATTTATCATCGATGAAGTTCATATGCTTACAACACAAGCTTTCAACGCTTTACTTAAGACACTAGAAGAGCCTCCTGGCTTTGTAAAATTTATACTTGCAACTACTGATCCACTTAAATTACCTGCAACTATTTTAAGTAGAACACAACATTTTAGATTTAATAAGATTGCTAGTTCTGATGTTATTCATCATTTATCACATATTTTAAATGAAGAAAATATTGATTTTGAAACACCAGCTTTAGAGATATTAAGTAGAAGTGGGCAAGGAAGTTTAAGAGATACTCTAACTTTACTAGACCAAGCTATTATTTTCTCAAAAGGAAAAATTACAACAACTGCTGTTGTTGATATGTTAGGTTTAATTGAACCAGAACTTATGGAAAAACTTTTTGATGTGATATTAAAAAAAGAAGATATTGTTTCCCTAGTTAAAGAGCTTGAAAATTATGAGATTTCTCAAGTATGTGATGAGATGACAATTTATTTAAAACAAAAAATGCTTGAAAAAGATACAAAGTTTGATTTACTTCTTTTTGATAGATTTTTTAGAATTTTAAGTGATGCGAAACATCTTTTAGCTTTAAATTCAGATGGAGGATTTGTATTAATTCTTACTTTATCAAAAATGATGGAAGCAACAAATTTAAAAACTATTGAAGATATTATTAATCAAGTAGAACAAGTAGAAGTGAAGCCTATTATAAAAGAAGCTATCTCTACACAAAAAGTTATGGAACATGCTAAAAATGATGTTAACCATGCTTACGATGATGAGCTTGTTCCTTTAAATAAAGAGTACCATCAAAATAAACAACAAGTAAATCAAGTAGTTGCTGAAGAGCTTGTCCAAGAAGAACAAGAAACAACTATTTCTATAGATAGTGTAAATGCAATTCCTACTGTACAACCAATTGAAACTGTTGAAGAAGAAGGGTTTTCAACTCCATTTGATGAAGTGCCATCTTCTGTAGTAGAAGAAAAAGTTGAAAATACGCAAGTTATTGAAGAAACAGAAAAAGAAGAAATACCAGAGGTTCAAGAAGTAGAAGAAACACCAGTAGAAGTACCGGAAAAAATAGAACCCAAAGATCCAAATAAAGAAATATATGAAAAGCTAACAGCAAAAGTTTATGAAAGAGATTATGAATTAGGTGAGCTTTTTGAGAAGAATTTTATTTATAAAAGTTTTGATGACAAACTTTTACGTATTAGTTCCTATGCACAAGATGAAGAAAGAAAAATTCTGTTTAAACATTTTGGGGTTATAAAAACATTCATTTATGATGTTTTTGGCAATGATATAGAACTAGATTTTATAAAGGAAGATTCCTCCACAAGAGAATAA
- a CDS encoding thioredoxin domain-containing protein: MLSVTKVLMIGTLLISTSIYANSVDDKVIKFEKDRFSKNKRIEIKDISVNTKKELHIKGWSGFIIDVNAVMAGNPIKVKDIVFSNGDVIAPELYDVNTGDSLKDLMTPKLDTKYHDKNKLIAGSADAKDKIVIFSDPLCPFCMDYVPDVINHVNKNSKDIALYYYHFPLLQLHPAAKTLVRLMNAAKAEGIKDIELKVYKADWDKYFSEKEKNTQKIIDGFNKEFNTSITFMDINNKKMTDEILHDVSMGEEAMVQGTPTIFINGEKDKSKLKYETLGK, encoded by the coding sequence ATGTTATCAGTAACAAAAGTATTGATGATAGGGACACTATTAATTAGCACTTCAATATATGCAAATAGTGTAGATGATAAAGTAATAAAATTTGAAAAAGATAGATTTTCAAAAAATAAAAGAATTGAGATAAAAGATATTTCAGTAAATACAAAAAAAGAACTTCATATAAAAGGTTGGTCTGGGTTTATTATTGATGTTAATGCAGTAATGGCGGGAAATCCTATCAAAGTAAAAGATATTGTATTTTCAAATGGTGATGTAATTGCACCTGAACTTTATGATGTAAATACAGGGGATTCATTAAAAGATTTAATGACACCAAAATTAGATACTAAATACCATGATAAAAACAAATTAATTGCAGGTTCTGCTGATGCAAAAGATAAAATCGTAATTTTCTCTGATCCTTTATGTCCTTTCTGTATGGATTATGTTCCAGATGTAATTAATCATGTAAATAAAAATTCAAAAGATATTGCATTGTATTATTATCATTTTCCATTATTACAGTTGCATCCAGCTGCTAAAACTTTAGTAAGATTAATGAATGCTGCTAAAGCAGAAGGAATAAAAGATATTGAACTTAAAGTTTATAAAGCTGATTGGGATAAATATTTTTCTGAAAAAGAGAAAAACACTCAGAAGATTATAGATGGATTTAATAAAGAGTTTAATACTTCAATTACTTTCATGGATATAAACAATAAAAAGATGACTGATGAAATACTTCATGATGTAAGTATGGGTGAAGAAGCTATGGTTCAAGGAACACCAACAATTTTTATTAATGGTGAAAAAGATAAATCAAAATTAAAATATGAAACATTAGGAAAATAG
- the hemC gene encoding hydroxymethylbilane synthase, translating into MDKLVIATRRSQLALWQSEYIKAELKKFYPDMEVELQEFVTKGDKILDVPLAKIGGKGLFTKELEVAMLNGEAHLAVHSLKDVPTQFEDGLQLAAVTKRFDPRDAFLSNDYISLDELPQGAVVGTTSLRRRMALKLLRPDIELKDLRGNINTRIAKLNAGEYDAIILAATGIQKLGIEKEVKHFSPINTDVMIPSMGQATLGIETTTDPKIVEIVSVLNDKDAHIESTIERSFVDKLQGGCQVPIGVKATIIDENSIRVQAIVGMPDGSEYIEEDITADIEDFEVVGQNLAQTFIDQGAKELLERAEKVAFK; encoded by the coding sequence ATGGATAAATTAGTAATTGCAACAAGAAGAAGTCAATTAGCTTTATGGCAGAGTGAATATATCAAAGCAGAATTAAAAAAGTTTTACCCTGATATGGAAGTTGAACTTCAAGAGTTTGTAACAAAAGGTGATAAGATTTTAGATGTACCTTTAGCAAAGATTGGTGGAAAAGGTCTTTTTACTAAAGAGCTTGAAGTTGCTATGTTAAATGGAGAGGCACATTTAGCTGTTCACTCTTTAAAAGATGTACCAACACAATTTGAAGATGGTTTACAACTTGCAGCAGTTACAAAAAGATTTGATCCAAGAGATGCCTTTTTAAGTAATGATTATATTTCTTTAGATGAATTACCCCAAGGTGCTGTAGTAGGTACTACAAGTCTAAGAAGAAGAATGGCTCTAAAGCTTTTAAGACCTGATATTGAGTTAAAAGATTTAAGAGGAAATATTAATACTAGAATTGCAAAACTTAATGCAGGTGAATATGATGCAATTATTCTAGCTGCAACAGGTATTCAAAAACTTGGAATTGAAAAAGAAGTAAAACATTTTTCTCCAATAAATACTGATGTAATGATTCCATCAATGGGGCAAGCTACCCTTGGTATAGAAACAACAACAGACCCAAAAATAGTTGAGATAGTGTCTGTTTTAAATGATAAAGATGCACATATAGAATCAACTATTGAAAGAAGTTTTGTTGATAAACTTCAAGGTGGTTGTCAAGTTCCAATTGGTGTGAAAGCAACAATTATTGATGAGAATTCTATTAGAGTCCAAGCAATCGTTGGAATGCCAGATGGTAGTGAATATATTGAAGAAGATATTACTGCTGATATAGAAGACTTTGAAGTAGTAGGACAAAATTTAGCACAAACTTTTATTGATCAAGGAGCTAAAGAGCTTCTAGAACGTGCTGAAAAAGT